Proteins from one Cellulosilyticum lentocellum DSM 5427 genomic window:
- the pyrH gene encoding UMP kinase, whose translation MKYKRVLVKLSGEALAGEQGRGFDHEIIAGVVKQLGVLISNGIEVAVVIGGGNFWRGRTSGDMDRTKADQIGMLATVMNAIYVADVCRSQGLKASVQTPFVIGSMTELFSKDQAISDLEAGKIVFFAGGTGHPFFSTDTGAALRGCEIEVDTLLFAKNIDGVYDSDPKTNPNAKKYDRLSCQEMLKRDLKAIDTTAAALCIEQKLPIVVFDLGAEQSIVKVANGDKMGTTIYIEG comes from the coding sequence ATGAAATATAAACGTGTCTTAGTAAAATTAAGTGGTGAAGCCTTAGCTGGAGAACAAGGAAGAGGCTTTGATCATGAAATCATTGCAGGAGTTGTTAAACAACTTGGAGTACTTATTAGCAATGGTATAGAGGTAGCTGTTGTTATTGGTGGAGGAAACTTCTGGAGAGGACGAACTTCAGGAGATATGGATCGCACTAAAGCTGATCAAATAGGAATGTTAGCAACAGTGATGAATGCTATTTATGTGGCAGATGTGTGTCGTAGCCAAGGATTAAAAGCTAGTGTACAAACACCATTTGTGATAGGTAGTATGACAGAATTATTTTCTAAGGATCAAGCCATTTCGGATTTAGAAGCAGGTAAAATTGTTTTCTTTGCAGGTGGAACAGGCCATCCATTCTTTTCAACTGATACAGGTGCTGCTTTAAGAGGTTGTGAGATTGAAGTAGATACATTATTATTTGCTAAAAATATTGATGGTGTTTATGATAGTGATCCTAAGACAAATCCGAATGCTAAGAAATATGATCGTCTTTCATGTCAAGAAATGTTAAAGCGAGACTTAAAAGCAATTGATACAACTGCAGCCGCTTTATGCATTGAACAAAAGTTACCTATTGTTGTTTTTGATTTAGGTGCGGAGCAAAGTATTGTTAAAGTAGCTAATGGAGATAAAATGGGTACAACCATTTATATAGAAGGGTAG
- a CDS encoding isoprenyl transferase produces the protein MSNRKIPEHIAVIMDGNGRWAKERGLPRNEGHRRGTKTLESIIKHAEKIGVKYLTVYAFSTENWKRPEEEVAGLMNLFERYLDNHIKKASGDMNRFRAIGDLEATVIPKRIKEKVIQLEEMTKDKTGICFNMAFNYGGRDEIVRACKKIAEQVKQNKLDIADINEVCFEDYLDTKGMPEPDLLIRTSGEMRTSNFLPWQLSYTEFYFASCLWPDFNTKELDKAIDAFNERQRRFGKSE, from the coding sequence ATGTCAAATAGAAAAATACCTGAGCATATTGCAGTTATTATGGATGGTAATGGTAGATGGGCTAAAGAAAGAGGTTTGCCAAGAAATGAAGGACATAGAAGAGGGACGAAGACATTAGAAAGTATTATTAAACATGCTGAGAAGATAGGTGTCAAATACTTAACAGTCTATGCGTTTTCAACTGAAAATTGGAAGAGACCTGAGGAAGAAGTTGCTGGACTAATGAACTTGTTTGAAAGATACTTAGACAATCATATTAAGAAAGCAAGTGGAGATATGAATCGTTTTAGAGCTATAGGGGATTTAGAAGCAACGGTTATTCCTAAGCGTATTAAAGAAAAAGTGATTCAGTTAGAAGAAATGACAAAGGATAAAACGGGCATTTGTTTTAATATGGCTTTTAACTATGGTGGAAGAGATGAAATTGTAAGAGCTTGTAAGAAAATAGCAGAACAAGTGAAGCAGAATAAATTAGATATAGCTGACATTAATGAAGTTTGCTTTGAAGATTATCTAGATACAAAAGGAATGCCAGAACCAGATTTATTGATTCGAACTAGTGGTGAAATGAGAACAAGTAATTTTTTGCCATGGCAATTAAGCTATACTGAATTTTATTTTGCATCATGCTTATGGCCCGATTTTAATACAAAGGAACTAGATAAGGCTATAGATGCTTTTAATGAAAGACAAAGAAGATTTGGAAAAAGCGAATAG
- a CDS encoding aminodeoxychorismate lyase, with protein MKQIKITYWLLGFGCGIILSGIVGTICTLNVQEYKISVSSTEELEPIETNNQDEEIKPDNEKVEEYKTEKYEDEIQVSNQDSSEKDRLEVNAQIPEEIPEEIEIYIPSMSNATQIAGILEDAGIIDDSKAFIDFLKQNKKTTKLKHGKITFPKIVTYEEILSILLNN; from the coding sequence ATGAAACAAATAAAAATAACATATTGGTTATTAGGATTTGGTTGTGGCATCATTTTATCTGGCATTGTGGGAACTATTTGCACCTTAAATGTTCAAGAATACAAAATAAGTGTGAGTAGTACAGAGGAGTTAGAGCCAATAGAAACAAATAATCAAGATGAGGAAATAAAACCAGACAATGAAAAAGTAGAAGAATATAAAACAGAAAAATATGAAGATGAAATTCAAGTATCAAATCAAGATTCGTCGGAAAAAGATAGATTAGAAGTGAATGCACAAATACCTGAAGAAATACCCGAAGAAATAGAAATATATATTCCGTCTATGTCTAATGCAACACAAATTGCAGGTATTTTAGAAGATGCGGGAATTATAGATGATTCAAAAGCTTTCATTGATTTTCTTAAACAAAATAAAAAGACGACAAAGTTAAAGCATGGGAAGATAACTTTCCCTAAAATAGTAACTTATGAGGAAATTTTATCAATACTTCTAAATAACTAA
- a CDS encoding ribosome maturation factor RimP, translated as MNKKELIEVIEGYLDPILAELHYELVDVEYVKEGPNYYLRIYIDKEGGITIQDCQLTSRAIEKVLDEKDPIKDPYVLEVSSPGLDRVLKKDKEFERFKGRLVDVKLYEAINKQKHFTGELIKKTEDKLYIDDEGTNLEFEMKNVAVVRLAITF; from the coding sequence ATGAATAAAAAAGAACTTATTGAAGTAATAGAAGGATACCTAGATCCAATACTCGCTGAGCTACATTATGAACTGGTTGATGTAGAATATGTAAAAGAGGGACCAAACTATTATTTAAGAATCTATATTGATAAAGAAGGTGGCATCACTATTCAAGATTGTCAGCTTACTAGTCGTGCTATAGAGAAGGTACTAGATGAAAAAGATCCTATTAAAGATCCTTATGTATTAGAGGTAAGTTCTCCAGGACTTGACCGTGTTTTAAAAAAGGATAAGGAATTTGAGAGATTTAAAGGGCGTTTAGTAGATGTAAAACTTTATGAAGCTATTAACAAACAAAAGCATTTTACAGGTGAGTTAATTAAAAAGACCGAAGATAAGCTATACATTGACGATGAAGGAACTAATCTTGAATTTGAAATGAAAAATGTAGCTGTTGTAAGACTAGCTATTACCTTTTAG
- a CDS encoding M50 family metallopeptidase, translating into MIILMFACIVIVHEWGHYITAKKCGVLVHEFAVGMGPILWSTKKGETVYSIRLLPIGGFCSMEEEVGESVNPRAMAAKKPWQKLLIVSAGAIMNFVLACVLLSIVVGYQGYGSNEIASLEADMPAVQAGLKVGDQIIAIDGHKVERLSDLSKVLEKEEKAYTLTVKRGSETFTTPITSKWMPKEERSRLGFSPTFIHFNIWENIKSGVIWACLIIAQVWKAFVDLFTGAVGMNQLSGIVGVVNQSAEIWDTSMQSGGLSIAILNMMTIAAALSANLAVVNLFPLPALDGGRIVFVLVEMLRGKPVPPEKEGAVHFIGFVLLMILTVVLIYNDFMRISL; encoded by the coding sequence ATGATTATATTAATGTTTGCCTGTATTGTTATTGTTCATGAGTGGGGACACTACATTACTGCTAAAAAATGTGGGGTTTTGGTTCATGAATTCGCAGTTGGAATGGGGCCTATATTATGGTCAACAAAAAAAGGTGAAACGGTTTACTCCATAAGATTACTTCCTATTGGTGGATTTTGCAGTATGGAAGAAGAAGTAGGAGAGTCTGTAAATCCTAGAGCAATGGCGGCTAAAAAACCTTGGCAAAAGTTACTGATTGTTAGTGCTGGTGCTATTATGAATTTTGTATTAGCTTGTGTCCTTTTAAGTATTGTAGTGGGTTACCAAGGATATGGAAGTAATGAAATAGCTTCTTTAGAGGCTGATATGCCAGCAGTACAAGCAGGGCTAAAGGTAGGCGATCAAATTATTGCTATTGATGGTCATAAAGTAGAGCGTTTGTCTGACTTGTCTAAGGTTTTAGAAAAAGAAGAAAAAGCATATACACTTACTGTAAAACGAGGAAGTGAAACATTTACGACACCTATTACTTCTAAATGGATGCCTAAAGAAGAACGTTCACGTTTGGGATTTTCACCTACTTTTATTCATTTTAATATATGGGAAAACATTAAAAGCGGTGTTATTTGGGCTTGCTTAATCATAGCTCAGGTGTGGAAGGCATTTGTTGATCTTTTCACGGGTGCTGTAGGCATGAATCAATTATCAGGTATTGTAGGCGTTGTGAATCAGAGCGCAGAGATATGGGATACGAGTATGCAAAGTGGTGGTTTAAGTATAGCTATTTTAAATATGATGACTATAGCAGCAGCATTATCAGCTAATCTTGCAGTAGTCAACTTATTCCCATTACCAGCTTTAGATGGAGGACGTATTGTATTTGTGCTAGTAGAAATGCTGAGAGGTAAACCAGTTCCTCCTGAAAAAGAAGGAGCAGTTCATTTTATTGGATTTGTTTTATTGATGATTTTAACAGTTGTACTTATTTATAATGATTTTATGAGGATAAGCTTATGA
- the tsf gene encoding translation elongation factor Ts → MAITAAMVKELRERTQAGMMDCKKALNEVNGDMEKAIEYLRENGLAKAAKKADRIAAEGLVKEAISADGKTAAIVEVNSETDFVAKNDQFVSFVNEVAQIVLNNDVADVEALKALAWPSDASKTVGDVLTEKVATIGENLTIRRFQKISTDGTLAAYTHGGGKIVVVVEVAAEGEKAHEVARNVAMQVAAVNPEFVSVDQVSEEKKAHEKEILMHQALNENPGKSENIIEKMVIGRLNKQLKEICLLEQEYVKDPDFTVGKYVAAELGSADAVKTFVRFETGEGIEKKEENFAEEVAKQIQG, encoded by the coding sequence ATGGCAATTACAGCTGCTATGGTAAAAGAATTACGTGAAAGAACACAAGCAGGTATGATGGACTGCAAAAAAGCATTAAACGAAGTAAACGGTGACATGGAAAAAGCTATCGAATACTTACGTGAAAATGGTTTAGCTAAAGCTGCTAAAAAAGCTGACCGTATTGCTGCAGAAGGTCTTGTAAAAGAAGCGATTTCTGCAGATGGTAAAACAGCTGCTATCGTAGAAGTTAACTCTGAAACAGACTTCGTTGCTAAAAATGATCAATTCGTATCATTTGTTAACGAAGTAGCACAAATTGTTTTAAATAACGATGTTGCAGATGTTGAAGCATTAAAAGCTCTTGCTTGGCCATCAGATGCATCTAAAACTGTTGGTGATGTATTAACAGAAAAAGTTGCTACAATCGGTGAAAACTTAACAATTCGTCGTTTCCAAAAAATTTCTACAGATGGTACACTTGCTGCATATACACATGGTGGTGGTAAAATCGTAGTAGTAGTTGAAGTAGCGGCTGAAGGTGAAAAAGCTCATGAAGTAGCAAGAAACGTAGCAATGCAAGTTGCTGCTGTTAATCCAGAGTTTGTTTCTGTTGATCAAGTATCAGAAGAAAAGAAAGCTCATGAAAAAGAAATTTTAATGCATCAAGCACTTAATGAAAATCCAGGGAAATCAGAAAATATCATTGAAAAAATGGTTATTGGTAGACTTAATAAACAACTTAAAGAAATCTGCTTACTTGAACAAGAATATGTTAAAGACCCAGACTTCACAGTTGGTAAATATGTTGCAGCTGAACTTGGTAGTGCAGATGCAGTAAAAACATTTGTTCGTTTTGAAACTGGTGAAGGAATCGAGAAAAAAGAAGAGAACTTTGCTGAAGAAGTTGCAAAACAAATTCAAGGTTAA
- the rnpM gene encoding RNase P modulator RnpM, translating to MKQRKIPLRKCTGCNEMKNKKEMIRIVRDQEGNFSLDFHGKKPGRGAYICPNKACLTQAEKNKGLERSFKMAVDKSIYEQLRKEFDNYDGE from the coding sequence ATGAAACAAAGAAAAATTCCTTTACGTAAATGTACGGGTTGTAATGAAATGAAAAACAAAAAAGAAATGATTCGTATTGTAAGAGATCAAGAAGGTAACTTTTCTTTAGACTTTCATGGGAAGAAACCAGGTAGAGGCGCATATATTTGCCCTAATAAAGCTTGCCTAACGCAAGCAGAAAAAAATAAAGGTCTAGAGCGTTCTTTTAAAATGGCAGTAGATAAAAGTATTTATGAACAACTTAGAAAAGAGTTTGATAATTATGATGGAGAATAG
- a CDS encoding phosphatidate cytidylyltransferase — translation MLTRIITAVLGIPLVIIVLLLGGTWLKVAMLVVSGIALYEMYHVMRENYKPIKWLGYSVIGMYYLFFEWVQNYFLIFIGLIVVLLLTVMVIKYPKYSIIDVALTLFPVLYTSLLFSFIALIRDIEYGMFWVWLIPISSWGSDTCAYFTGITIGKHKLAPQLSPKKTIEGSIGGVLGAGVIGYIYTMIYTSYSSAELRGYMVLVVIAVILSAILSQIGDLAASAIKRYFKEKDFGYLLPGHGGILDRFDSLLFVAPAIYTAVLVAENIMR, via the coding sequence GTGCTTACAAGAATTATCACAGCTGTTTTAGGAATTCCCCTTGTTATAATTGTATTATTACTAGGTGGTACATGGTTAAAGGTAGCAATGCTAGTCGTAAGTGGTATTGCTTTATATGAGATGTACCATGTAATGAGAGAGAACTATAAGCCTATTAAGTGGTTAGGATATAGTGTAATTGGTATGTACTATCTTTTTTTTGAGTGGGTACAAAATTACTTTCTTATTTTTATAGGTTTGATAGTTGTATTGCTTCTAACAGTAATGGTTATAAAATATCCTAAGTATTCTATAATAGATGTAGCACTCACTCTTTTTCCAGTACTTTATACGAGTTTATTATTTAGCTTTATTGCCTTAATTCGAGATATAGAGTATGGCATGTTTTGGGTTTGGCTTATTCCTATTAGCTCATGGGGATCTGATACATGTGCCTATTTTACAGGCATTACAATCGGCAAACATAAATTAGCGCCTCAGTTAAGTCCTAAAAAAACGATAGAAGGTAGTATAGGAGGGGTATTAGGAGCCGGTGTTATAGGGTATATTTATACAATGATTTATACTTCATATAGTTCAGCAGAGCTAAGAGGATATATGGTTTTAGTAGTAATAGCGGTGATCTTAAGTGCGATATTATCTCAAATAGGTGATTTAGCTGCATCTGCCATTAAGCGTTATTTTAAAGAGAAGGATTTTGGATATCTCTTGCCAGGACATGGTGGTATACTAGATCGATTCGATAGCTTGTTATTTGTGGCACCTGCTATTTATACAGCGGTATTAGTTGCTGAAAACATCATGAGATAG
- the rpsB gene encoding 30S ribosomal protein S2 codes for MSVISMKQLLEAGVHFGHQTRRWNPKMKEYIFTERNGIYIIDLQKTAKKVDEAYNVIREAAAEGGKVLFVGTKKQAQESIKSEAERSGMYYVNNRWLGGMLTNFSTIKSRVARLKQLETMEQDGTFEVLPKKEVIELRKEMDKLEKNLGGIKEMKELPSLMFVVDPRKERIAIQEAHILGIPVVAIVDTNCDPEEVDYVIPGNDDAIRAVKLIVAKMADAIIEANQGEIFEASTEAVVEATEEVIAE; via the coding sequence ATGAGTGTAATTTCAATGAAACAATTATTAGAAGCAGGTGTACATTTTGGTCACCAAACAAGAAGATGGAATCCAAAAATGAAAGAATACATCTTCACAGAAAGAAATGGTATCTACATTATCGACTTACAAAAAACAGCTAAAAAAGTTGACGAAGCATACAATGTTATTCGTGAAGCTGCAGCTGAAGGCGGTAAGGTATTATTCGTAGGAACTAAAAAACAAGCTCAAGAATCAATTAAATCTGAAGCTGAAAGAAGTGGTATGTACTACGTAAACAATAGATGGTTAGGTGGTATGCTTACAAACTTCTCTACAATTAAAAGCCGTGTTGCTAGACTTAAACAATTAGAGACAATGGAACAAGACGGTACATTCGAAGTACTTCCTAAAAAAGAAGTAATTGAACTTCGTAAAGAAATGGATAAACTTGAAAAAAATCTTGGTGGTATCAAAGAAATGAAAGAACTTCCAAGCCTTATGTTCGTAGTTGATCCACGCAAAGAAAGAATTGCTATTCAAGAAGCTCATATTTTAGGGATTCCAGTAGTAGCTATCGTAGATACAAACTGTGATCCAGAAGAAGTAGACTACGTAATTCCAGGTAATGATGATGCTATTCGTGCCGTAAAATTAATCGTTGCTAAAATGGCTGATGCTATTATTGAAGCAAACCAAGGTGAAATTTTTGAAGCATCTACAGAAGCAGTAGTAGAAGCTACTGAAGAAGTAATCGCTGAATAA
- a CDS encoding 1-deoxy-D-xylulose-5-phosphate reductoisomerase, which produces MQKKIVILGSTGSIGTQTLDVVGRNKDIQVAGLAAYSNIDLLEEQIIAFKPQVVCVMLPEKATLLEERLKVKQIHTEVISGEEGLVTLATLESADMIVTAVVGMIGLLPTLAAIKAGKTIALANKETLVTAGELVMRSAKENKVGILPVDSEHSAIFQALRGNEHKSVSKLILTASGGPFRTYTKEQLEQVTVEAALKHPNWAMGSKITIDSASLMNKGLEVIEAKYLFDVEPSQIDVIVHKESIIHSMVEYVDGSTIAQLGQPDMRHPIAYALYYPERTDASYIKSLDFASIGTLSFEAPKKNLFPCLQFAYDALEIGGTMPAVLNAANEVVVASFLNKQIRFLDIPKIIHMVMEKHICINRPTLEDILGCDEWAREYSRKKVTEL; this is translated from the coding sequence ATGCAAAAGAAAATAGTTATTTTAGGCTCTACAGGGTCTATTGGAACACAAACCTTAGATGTAGTAGGAAGAAATAAGGATATACAAGTAGCGGGTTTAGCAGCTTATAGTAATATAGACTTACTTGAAGAGCAAATTATTGCCTTTAAACCGCAAGTAGTATGTGTAATGCTTCCGGAAAAGGCCACTTTATTAGAAGAGCGCTTAAAAGTAAAGCAGATTCATACAGAAGTTATAAGTGGAGAGGAAGGGTTAGTAACATTAGCCACTTTAGAATCTGCAGATATGATTGTTACAGCTGTGGTAGGAATGATTGGGTTACTCCCCACTTTAGCAGCCATTAAGGCAGGCAAAACAATTGCTTTAGCTAATAAGGAAACGCTGGTTACTGCAGGAGAATTGGTGATGCGTTCAGCTAAAGAAAATAAAGTAGGCATTTTACCAGTAGATAGTGAGCACTCTGCTATATTTCAGGCCCTTAGAGGTAATGAGCATAAGAGTGTATCAAAATTAATTCTAACAGCGTCTGGAGGGCCCTTTAGGACTTATACAAAAGAGCAGTTAGAGCAAGTGACAGTAGAAGCGGCACTTAAACACCCTAATTGGGCGATGGGGAGTAAAATTACCATTGATTCAGCATCTTTAATGAATAAGGGGCTAGAGGTGATAGAAGCAAAATACTTATTTGATGTAGAGCCAAGTCAAATTGATGTTATTGTACACAAAGAAAGTATTATTCATTCTATGGTAGAATATGTTGATGGTTCTACAATTGCACAACTAGGACAGCCTGATATGAGGCATCCTATCGCTTATGCATTGTATTATCCAGAGCGTACTGATGCATCCTATATTAAGTCACTGGATTTCGCCAGTATTGGAACATTAAGCTTTGAGGCACCTAAGAAAAATTTATTCCCTTGTTTGCAATTTGCGTATGATGCATTAGAAATAGGAGGAACGATGCCAGCTGTTTTAAATGCAGCTAATGAGGTGGTAGTGGCTAGTTTTTTAAATAAGCAGATAAGATTTTTAGATATTCCTAAAATTATACATATGGTGATGGAAAAGCACATATGTATAAATAGGCCAACCTTAGAAGATATACTAGGGTGTGATGAATGGGCTAGGGAATATAGTAGAAAGAAGGTGACTGAACTTTGA
- the ispG gene encoding flavodoxin-dependent (E)-4-hydroxy-3-methylbut-2-enyl-diphosphate synthase, which translates to MILNTRENTRPVHVKDIVIGGGNPIVIQSMTNTKTQDVESTVAQILELEEAGCEMVRVAVPHEEAARAIEAIVKRIHIPLVADIHFDYRLALMAIENGINKLRINPGNIGNEEKVKAVVEKAKAYHIPIRIGVNSGSISKANLEKYGGVNAESMVESASEHIRILEALDFKDIIVSLKASNVPLAIETYTTFAERYNYPLHVGITEAGTLYKGTIKSSVGLGAILSRGIGDTIRVSLSDDPLKEIECAQNVLQSLGLGQYGVEIISCPTCGRTEVALIELANRVEKATKHIKKPLKIAVMGCVVNGPGEAREADIGIAGGKGEGLIFKKGQILKKVKEDELFDAFMAEVNQM; encoded by the coding sequence ATGATATTAAATACAAGAGAAAATACACGCCCTGTACACGTTAAGGATATTGTTATTGGTGGCGGTAATCCTATTGTGATTCAGTCCATGACTAATACGAAAACTCAAGACGTAGAAAGTACAGTGGCTCAAATTTTAGAATTAGAAGAAGCAGGCTGTGAAATGGTTCGTGTAGCTGTTCCTCATGAAGAAGCAGCAAGAGCTATTGAAGCTATAGTAAAACGTATTCATATTCCATTAGTAGCAGATATTCATTTTGATTATCGTCTTGCTTTAATGGCTATAGAAAATGGTATTAATAAATTACGAATTAATCCTGGAAATATAGGAAACGAGGAAAAAGTAAAAGCTGTGGTTGAGAAAGCTAAGGCTTATCACATTCCAATAAGGATAGGCGTTAACTCTGGATCTATTAGTAAGGCTAATTTAGAGAAATACGGTGGTGTTAATGCTGAGTCTATGGTAGAAAGTGCCAGTGAGCATATTCGTATTCTGGAAGCGTTAGACTTTAAGGATATTATTGTATCGCTAAAAGCTTCAAATGTACCATTGGCAATAGAAACTTATACAACTTTTGCAGAGCGTTATAACTACCCACTTCATGTAGGGATAACTGAGGCAGGAACACTGTATAAAGGAACTATTAAATCTTCAGTAGGCTTAGGTGCTATTTTATCTAGAGGTATAGGAGATACTATAAGGGTTTCTTTATCAGATGATCCGCTAAAAGAAATTGAATGTGCACAAAATGTGCTTCAATCACTAGGCCTAGGTCAGTATGGTGTTGAAATTATTTCTTGCCCTACTTGTGGAAGAACAGAAGTGGCGTTAATAGAACTTGCTAATCGTGTAGAAAAAGCTACAAAGCATATTAAGAAGCCACTTAAAATAGCTGTTATGGGATGCGTTGTTAACGGACCTGGAGAAGCGAGAGAAGCTGATATAGGGATTGCTGGTGGAAAAGGTGAAGGCCTTATTTTTAAAAAAGGACAGATATTAAAGAAGGTCAAGGAAGATGAATTATTTGATGCTTTTATGGCAGAAGTTAATCAAATGTAA
- a CDS encoding L7Ae/L30e/S12e/Gadd45 family ribosomal protein, translating to MMENRIYQMIALCQKARQLVAGEFAAKQAVLEQEAKLVIIAEDASHNTKKLFNDKSGYRNISCKEWGTKEKLGSILGKEPRAVIAIVDENFAKKIDEMISKSQ from the coding sequence ATGATGGAGAATAGAATTTATCAAATGATTGCCTTGTGTCAAAAAGCAAGACAATTAGTCGCAGGTGAATTTGCTGCAAAACAGGCTGTTTTAGAACAAGAAGCTAAACTTGTTATTATAGCAGAAGATGCATCTCATAATACAAAAAAACTTTTTAATGATAAAAGTGGTTATAGAAACATTTCTTGTAAGGAATGGGGAACAAAAGAAAAATTAGGAAGTATACTTGGAAAAGAACCCCGTGCAGTTATTGCGATTGTTGATGAAAATTTCGCAAAGAAGATCGACGAGATGATAAGTAAGAGTCAATAA
- the frr gene encoding ribosome recycling factor has product MKQELNKCQEKMNKSLGAFADELATIRAGRANPHVLDRLTVDYYGVATPVQQVGNITVPEARVLQIQPWEGTLLKAIEKAINESDLGINPTNDGKVIRLVFPELTEERRKDLTKDIKKKGENSKIAIRNIRRDALETFKKMEKANEMTKDEVEVAEKEVQKLTDKFVGEIDALVDKKSKEILSV; this is encoded by the coding sequence ATGAAGCAAGAGTTAAACAAATGTCAAGAAAAAATGAATAAATCACTAGGTGCATTTGCTGATGAATTAGCAACTATTCGTGCAGGTAGAGCTAATCCACACGTATTAGATCGCCTTACTGTAGATTATTACGGTGTTGCTACACCAGTACAGCAAGTAGGAAATATTACAGTACCTGAAGCTCGTGTTTTACAAATTCAACCTTGGGAAGGTACTTTATTAAAAGCAATTGAAAAAGCTATTAATGAGTCAGATTTAGGTATCAATCCTACTAATGATGGAAAAGTTATTCGTCTTGTATTTCCAGAACTTACAGAAGAACGTCGTAAGGATTTAACTAAGGATATTAAGAAAAAAGGCGAAAACTCTAAAATTGCCATTAGGAACATCAGACGTGATGCACTTGAAACCTTTAAAAAGATGGAAAAAGCTAATGAAATGACAAAAGATGAAGTGGAAGTAGCAGAAAAAGAAGTACAAAAATTAACAGATAAATTTGTTGGTGAAATTGATGCATTAGTGGATAAGAAGAGTAAAGAAATTTTATCTGTATAG
- the nusA gene encoding transcription termination factor NusA, which yields MNQEFIMAIDQIAKSKGINKEKLIDAIKQSIEVACKKHFGISTNGKQNIKINIDEKTGDVKVFAAKTVVPDEEVTNELLEVGITEAQNLNRLVQLDDIIDIEITPRNFGRIAAQNAKQVVIQKIKEAERQMVYEEYSVKLNDIVKGKVLRREKNGYIVQLDFTEASLPSTEAMPNDNFDEQMEMNDGIGTYKAFYLLNVKDFNKNENKLDGKSKNAGAQVIVSRTHPELVKRLFEQEVVEIKDGTVVIKSIAREAGSRTKIAVYSNDPLVDPVGACVGEKGKRINNIVQELNGEKIDVVHWSEDPKEFIREALSPAKVIDVELEETEGERNAKVIVPSHILTLAIGKGGQNVRLAAKLCGFKIDIKSVEVNEEVEE from the coding sequence ATGAATCAAGAGTTCATTATGGCAATTGATCAAATTGCAAAATCAAAAGGAATTAATAAGGAAAAATTAATCGATGCCATTAAACAATCCATTGAAGTAGCTTGTAAAAAGCATTTTGGTATCAGCACCAACGGTAAACAAAATATCAAAATTAATATTGATGAGAAAACAGGAGATGTTAAAGTATTTGCTGCAAAAACAGTGGTGCCAGACGAAGAAGTGACAAACGAGTTATTAGAAGTTGGTATTACAGAAGCACAAAATTTAAATAGACTTGTACAATTAGATGACATTATTGACATTGAAATCACACCAAGAAATTTTGGACGTATTGCCGCACAAAATGCTAAGCAAGTTGTTATTCAAAAGATCAAAGAAGCAGAACGCCAAATGGTGTATGAAGAATACAGTGTAAAATTAAATGATATTGTTAAAGGTAAAGTTTTAAGAAGAGAAAAGAATGGTTATATTGTTCAACTTGATTTTACAGAAGCATCTCTTCCATCTACTGAAGCTATGCCAAATGATAATTTTGATGAACAAATGGAAATGAATGATGGCATAGGTACGTATAAAGCCTTTTATTTATTAAACGTAAAAGACTTTAATAAAAATGAGAATAAACTAGATGGTAAATCTAAAAATGCAGGTGCACAAGTTATTGTATCTCGTACTCACCCAGAATTAGTTAAACGCTTATTTGAACAAGAAGTGGTTGAAATCAAAGATGGGACTGTAGTGATTAAAAGCATTGCAAGAGAAGCAGGCTCTCGCACAAAAATAGCTGTTTATTCTAATGATCCATTAGTAGATCCAGTTGGGGCTTGTGTTGGAGAAAAAGGTAAACGTATTAATAATATTGTTCAAGAACTTAATGGTGAAAAGATAGATGTCGTTCATTGGAGTGAAGATCCAAAAGAATTTATCAGAGAAGCACTAAGTCCTGCTAAAGTCATTGATGTAGAGTTAGAAGAAACTGAAGGGGAAAGAAATGCTAAAGTCATTGTACCTTCACATATTTTAACATTAGCTATTGGTAAGGGCGGACAAAATGTACGTTTAGCAGCAAAACTTTGCGGCTTTAAGATTGACATTAAAAGTGTAGAAGTTAATGAAGAAGTAGAGGAATAG